From Streptomyces sp. GSL17-111, one genomic window encodes:
- a CDS encoding acyclic terpene utilization AtuA family protein, whose protein sequence is MLRIGNASGFYGDRFTAVEEMLSGGPLDVLTGDYLAELTMLILGRDRLKDPGRGYARTFLRQLETSLALARDRRVKLVVNAGGLNPAALADAVRELAERLGVPTRVAHVEGDDLTGLPRGWGAGVLTANAYLGGGGITACLRGGADLVVTGRVTDAALVSGAAAWYHGWSDGDLDALAGAVVAGHVLECGTQATGGNYAFWQELPKGPPFGFPLAEVAADGSSVITKHPGTGGGVTVGTVTAQLLYETDGARYLGPDVTARLDTVRLTQDGTDRVRVDGVRGEAPPPTVKVGLTRLGGHRSEVVFVLTGLDIEAKAALVREQLEAALGNERPENVRWELVRTDRPDAAVQEEASALLRLVVRDRDADAVGRAVSGAAVELALASVPGFHLTAPPGKGAPYGVFEAAHVPAADVPHTAVLPDGRRVPVPPPGATRGPAPVPEPPLPAPLPAGPLRSAPLGAVAGARSGDKGGSANVGVWARTDDAWRWLAHTLTVDRFRALLPEMAALPVTRHVLPNLRALNFVVDGLLGEGVAAQARFDPQAKAVGEWLRSRHLEIPEVLL, encoded by the coding sequence GTGCTGCGGATCGGCAATGCGTCCGGGTTCTACGGTGACCGGTTCACCGCCGTCGAGGAGATGCTGAGCGGCGGCCCGCTCGACGTCCTGACCGGCGACTACCTCGCCGAACTCACGATGCTCATCCTCGGCCGGGACCGCCTGAAGGACCCCGGGCGCGGCTACGCCCGCACCTTCCTGCGGCAGTTGGAGACGAGCCTCGCGCTCGCCCGGGACCGCCGCGTCAAACTCGTCGTCAACGCCGGAGGGCTCAACCCCGCCGCCCTGGCCGACGCCGTGCGGGAGCTGGCCGAACGCCTCGGGGTGCCCACCCGCGTCGCCCACGTCGAGGGCGACGATCTCACCGGGCTCCCGCGCGGCTGGGGCGCGGGCGTGCTCACGGCCAACGCCTACCTGGGCGGCGGCGGCATCACCGCCTGTCTGCGCGGCGGCGCGGACCTCGTCGTCACCGGACGCGTCACCGACGCCGCGCTCGTCAGCGGAGCGGCGGCCTGGTACCACGGCTGGTCCGACGGCGACCTCGACGCGCTGGCCGGGGCCGTCGTCGCCGGGCACGTCCTGGAGTGCGGCACGCAGGCGACCGGCGGGAACTACGCCTTCTGGCAGGAGCTGCCCAAGGGCCCGCCCTTCGGCTTCCCGCTCGCCGAGGTGGCCGCCGACGGCAGCAGCGTCATCACCAAGCACCCCGGCACCGGGGGCGGCGTCACGGTCGGCACCGTCACCGCGCAGCTCCTCTACGAGACGGACGGCGCCCGCTACCTCGGCCCCGACGTCACCGCCCGGCTCGACACGGTGCGGCTCACCCAGGACGGCACCGACCGCGTCCGCGTCGACGGGGTGCGCGGCGAGGCGCCACCGCCGACGGTGAAGGTCGGCCTCACCCGGCTCGGCGGCCACCGGAGCGAGGTCGTCTTCGTGCTGACCGGGCTCGACATCGAGGCCAAGGCGGCGCTCGTCCGGGAGCAGTTGGAGGCCGCACTCGGCAACGAACGCCCGGAGAACGTCCGCTGGGAACTCGTCCGCACCGACCGGCCGGACGCCGCCGTCCAGGAGGAGGCCAGTGCGCTGCTGCGGCTGGTCGTCCGGGACCGGGACGCCGACGCCGTCGGGCGGGCCGTCAGCGGGGCCGCCGTCGAGCTGGCCCTCGCCAGCGTCCCCGGCTTCCACCTCACGGCCCCGCCGGGGAAGGGCGCGCCCTACGGCGTCTTCGAGGCCGCGCACGTCCCGGCCGCCGACGTCCCGCACACGGCGGTGCTGCCGGACGGCCGCCGCGTCCCCGTCCCGCCGCCCGGCGCCACCCGCGGGCCCGCCCCCGTCCCCGAGCCGCCGCTGCCCGCGCCGCTGCCTGCCGGGCCGCTGCGCAGCGCGCCGCTCGGCGCCGTCGCGGGGGCCCGCAGCGGCGACAAGGGCGGCAGCGCGAACGTCGGCGTCTGGGCCCGCACCGACGACGCCTGGCGGTGGCTCGCCCACACGCTGACCGTCGACCGCTTCCGGGCCCTGCTGCCCGAGATGGCCGCCCTGCCCGTCACCCGGCACGTCCTGCCGAACCTGCGCGCGCTGAACTTCGTCGTGGACGGCCTGCTGGGCGAGGGCGTGGCCGCGCAGGCCCGCTTCGACCCGCAGGCCAAGGCGGTGGGGGAGTGGCTGCGCTCCCGCCACCTGGAGATACCCGAGGTGCTGCTGTGA
- a CDS encoding acyl-CoA carboxylase subunit beta has protein sequence MTVLPTRLDPTAPEHAANRAAMLEKLGALHAEHAKAVAGGGAKYVARHRERGKLLARERIELLIDPDTPFLELSPLAGWGSDYTVGASLVTGIGVVEGVECVITANDPTVRGGSSNPWTLKKALRAHEIAHANRLPCVSLVESGGADLPSQKEIFIPGGALFRDLTRLSAAGIPTVAVVFGNSTAGGAYIPGMSDHVIMVKERAKVFLGGPPLVKMATGEVADDEELGGADMHARTSGLADHFAQDEPDALRQARRVVARLNHRKAQPDPPLAEPPKYDAEELLGLVPADLKAPFDPHEVIARLVDGSDFDAFKPRYGPSLTTGWARLHGYPVGVLANAQGVLFSEESQKATQFIQLANQRDIPLVFLHNTTGYMVGSQYEQGGIIKHGAMMINAVSNSTVPHLSVLLGASYGAGHYGMCGRAYDPRFLFAWPSAKSAVMGPQQLAGVLSIVMRESAAARGTPYDEEGDAALRAVVEEQIETESLPMFLSGRLYDDGVIDPRDTRTVLGLCLSAVHTAPVQGARGGFGVFRM, from the coding sequence GTGACCGTCCTGCCCACCCGGCTCGACCCGACCGCCCCCGAGCACGCCGCGAACCGCGCGGCGATGCTGGAGAAGCTGGGCGCCCTGCACGCCGAACACGCCAAGGCCGTCGCGGGCGGCGGCGCGAAGTACGTCGCCCGGCACCGCGAACGCGGCAAGCTGCTCGCCCGGGAGCGCATCGAGCTGCTGATCGACCCCGACACGCCGTTCCTGGAGCTGTCGCCGCTGGCCGGCTGGGGCAGCGACTACACGGTCGGCGCCTCGCTGGTCACCGGCATCGGCGTCGTCGAGGGCGTGGAGTGCGTCATCACGGCCAACGACCCGACCGTGCGCGGCGGCTCCAGCAACCCGTGGACGCTGAAGAAGGCCCTGCGCGCCCATGAGATCGCCCACGCCAACCGGCTGCCCTGTGTGAGTCTCGTCGAGTCCGGCGGCGCCGACCTGCCCAGCCAGAAGGAGATCTTCATCCCCGGCGGCGCCCTGTTCCGGGACCTCACCCGGCTGTCGGCCGCCGGAATCCCCACGGTCGCCGTCGTCTTCGGCAACTCCACGGCGGGCGGCGCCTACATCCCCGGCATGTCCGACCACGTCATCATGGTCAAGGAGCGCGCCAAGGTCTTCCTCGGCGGCCCACCGCTGGTGAAGATGGCCACCGGCGAGGTCGCGGACGACGAGGAGCTGGGCGGCGCCGACATGCACGCCCGCACCTCCGGGCTGGCGGACCACTTCGCGCAGGACGAGCCGGACGCCCTGCGCCAGGCCCGCCGCGTCGTCGCCCGCCTCAACCACCGCAAGGCGCAACCCGATCCGCCCCTCGCCGAGCCGCCGAAGTACGACGCGGAGGAGCTGCTCGGCCTCGTCCCCGCCGACCTCAAGGCCCCCTTCGACCCGCACGAGGTCATCGCCCGCCTCGTCGACGGCTCCGACTTCGACGCCTTCAAGCCCCGCTACGGCCCCTCCCTCACCACCGGCTGGGCCCGGCTGCACGGCTACCCCGTCGGCGTCCTGGCCAACGCCCAGGGTGTGCTGTTCAGCGAGGAGTCGCAGAAGGCCACGCAGTTCATCCAGCTCGCCAACCAGCGCGACATCCCGCTGGTCTTCCTGCACAACACCACCGGCTACATGGTCGGCAGCCAGTACGAGCAGGGCGGCATCATCAAGCACGGCGCCATGATGATCAACGCGGTGTCGAACTCGACGGTGCCGCACCTGTCCGTCCTCCTCGGCGCGAGCTACGGCGCCGGGCACTACGGCATGTGCGGACGCGCCTACGACCCCCGCTTCCTGTTCGCCTGGCCCAGCGCCAAGTCCGCCGTCATGGGGCCGCAGCAGCTCGCCGGGGTGCTGTCGATCGTCATGCGCGAGTCGGCGGCGGCCAGGGGCACGCCGTACGACGAGGAGGGCGACGCGGCGCTGCGGGCCGTGGTCGAGGAGCAGATCGAGACCGAGTCGCTGCCGATGTTCCTCTCCGGGCGGCTCTACGACGACGGCGTCATCGACCCCCGCGACACCCGCACCGTCCTCGGCCTGTGCCTGTCCGCCGTCCACACCGCGCCCGTCCAGGGGGCGCGCGGTGGCTTCGGCGTCTTCCGGATGTGA
- a CDS encoding GAP family protein: MGEAIGQILPYGIAVALSAFPIIGVVLMLATPRARSNGPALLLGWVLGLALVGTLVLLVSGGAGPSDQGQPAGWVSALDLALGVLLLWVAVKEWRGRPRGDEEVTLPKWMRTVDSFTPRKALALGTALSALNPKNLLLSIAAASAIARTDTAAGAQAVALAVYVVLGSLGPGTPVVLYFALKERSKHILDGLKHWMERNNTAIMTVVCLLFAAKLLGDAVSDLSS; this comes from the coding sequence GTGGGTGAGGCGATCGGTCAGATTCTGCCCTACGGCATCGCCGTGGCGCTGAGCGCGTTCCCGATCATCGGTGTGGTGCTGATGCTCGCCACCCCCAGGGCGCGTTCCAACGGGCCGGCGCTGCTCCTGGGCTGGGTTCTGGGGCTGGCTCTGGTCGGCACGCTCGTGCTGCTGGTCTCCGGCGGCGCCGGCCCGAGCGACCAGGGGCAGCCGGCCGGCTGGGTCAGCGCGCTCGACCTGGCTCTCGGGGTGCTGCTGCTGTGGGTGGCGGTGAAGGAGTGGCGTGGCCGACCGCGAGGCGACGAGGAGGTGACGTTGCCGAAGTGGATGAGGACGGTCGACTCGTTCACCCCTCGTAAAGCGTTGGCACTCGGAACGGCGCTGTCCGCCCTCAACCCGAAGAACCTGCTGCTCTCGATCGCCGCGGCGTCGGCGATCGCGCGCACGGACACGGCCGCCGGCGCACAGGCCGTGGCACTGGCGGTCTACGTGGTGCTCGGGTCGCTCGGGCCCGGAACACCGGTCGTGCTCTACTTCGCCCTCAAGGAACGCTCGAAGCACATCCTCGACGGTCTCAAGCACTGGATGGAACGGAACAACACGGCGATCATGACCGTGGTCTGCCTCCTCTTCGCCGCGAAGCTGCTGGGCGACGCCGTCAGTGATCTCTCCTCGTGA
- a CDS encoding SulP family inorganic anion transporter, translating into MHWLFPSLRGYRRQWLGRDALAGMTVWAVLVPEALAYAAIAGVSPVVGLYAAPAALLLYAAFGSSRHLVTGPMAATAALSAAIVGDTVDGSSADFTTMTAALAVTVGIAALLAGLLRLGFVASFISEPVLKGFVVGLALTIIAGQLPKLFGVEGGSGNFFEKIWTLIGNLGGTGGFTVLLGAGSLALILGLKRVAPRVPGSLVAVALGIVLAAAFGLEERGVDVVGSIGTGLPSFGFPDVSVDDLGGLAAGSVGVTLVAFAEGLGAAKSYAARDHYEIDGNRELIGLGAAGLGAGLSSGMVVNGSLSKTAVNRSAGARTQLSGILVAALTVVTLLFLTGLFEQLPEAVLAGVVIAAVVELVDIHSLVPLYRVFTRRLGQAYGVAARPDFTAAIAAMLGVLVFDTLPGLFIGIGVSLLLLLYRSSRPVISELGQLPGNGRFAALDRHSESHRIPGVVVLRVEGGIYFANAERIRSEARRAAAREGVTAVVIDAETVPFVDVSAVHMLDDLAEELEALGGRLLLARDVGQVRDVLRTSEGRTELRRVHPTVREAVDAARTGG; encoded by the coding sequence ATGCACTGGCTGTTCCCCTCACTGCGCGGTTACCGGCGCCAGTGGCTGGGCCGGGACGCCCTCGCCGGGATGACCGTGTGGGCGGTGCTGGTGCCCGAGGCACTCGCCTACGCGGCGATCGCCGGCGTCTCGCCCGTCGTCGGCCTCTACGCCGCGCCGGCGGCCCTGCTCCTCTACGCCGCCTTCGGCAGCTCCAGACACCTGGTCACCGGGCCCATGGCGGCGACGGCGGCACTTTCGGCGGCGATCGTCGGCGACACCGTGGACGGTTCGAGTGCGGACTTCACCACGATGACGGCGGCCCTGGCCGTCACGGTCGGCATCGCCGCGCTCCTCGCCGGTCTCCTGCGCCTGGGCTTCGTCGCCAGTTTCATCTCCGAGCCCGTGCTGAAGGGCTTCGTCGTCGGCCTGGCGCTGACGATCATCGCGGGCCAGCTGCCGAAGCTGTTCGGCGTCGAGGGAGGGTCCGGGAACTTCTTCGAGAAGATCTGGACCCTGATCGGAAACCTCGGCGGCACCGGCGGCTTCACCGTCCTGCTCGGCGCCGGGAGCCTCGCCCTGATCCTCGGTCTCAAGCGGGTCGCCCCGAGGGTCCCCGGCTCGCTGGTCGCGGTGGCGCTGGGAATCGTCCTGGCCGCAGCCTTCGGCTTGGAGGAACGCGGTGTCGACGTCGTCGGCAGCATCGGGACCGGTCTGCCCTCGTTCGGCTTCCCCGACGTCTCGGTCGACGACCTCGGCGGCCTCGCCGCCGGAAGCGTCGGCGTGACGCTCGTCGCCTTCGCCGAGGGACTCGGTGCGGCGAAGAGCTACGCCGCCCGCGACCACTACGAGATCGACGGCAACCGCGAGCTGATCGGGCTCGGTGCCGCCGGCCTGGGAGCCGGCCTGTCCAGCGGCATGGTCGTCAACGGCAGCCTGTCGAAGACCGCCGTCAACCGGTCGGCGGGCGCGCGCACCCAGCTTTCCGGGATCCTCGTGGCCGCTCTGACCGTGGTCACGCTCCTCTTCCTCACCGGCCTCTTCGAACAGCTCCCTGAGGCGGTGCTCGCCGGGGTGGTGATCGCGGCGGTGGTGGAGCTGGTCGACATCCACTCGCTGGTCCCCCTCTACCGCGTCTTCACTCGCAGACTCGGCCAGGCCTACGGCGTCGCCGCGCGGCCGGACTTCACGGCCGCGATCGCGGCCATGCTCGGGGTGCTGGTCTTCGACACGTTGCCCGGCCTCTTCATCGGCATCGGCGTCTCCCTGCTTCTGCTCCTGTACCGCTCCTCCCGACCCGTCATCAGCGAACTGGGGCAACTACCCGGGAACGGACGCTTCGCCGCACTCGACAGGCACAGCGAGAGCCACAGAATCCCAGGGGTGGTCGTGCTGCGCGTCGAGGGTGGCATCTACTTCGCCAACGCCGAGCGGATCCGGTCCGAGGCCCGAAGAGCCGCCGCTCGTGAAGGGGTGACGGCGGTCGTGATCGACGCGGAGACGGTTCCCTTCGTCGATGTCAGCGCCGTGCACATGCTCGACGACCTGGCCGAGGAACTCGAGGCCCTCGGAGGCCGGCTCCTGCTCGCCCGCGACGTGGGCCAGGTGAGGGACGTGTTGCGCACCTCCGAAGGCAGGACGGAGCTGAGACGTGTGCATCCCACCGTGCGGGAGGCGGTCGACGCGGCCAGGACCGGCGGATGA
- a CDS encoding DUF1254 domain-containing protein, with product MPHISEAPSPGASAETMASIRSPDRLETVFGPMDFFDGMPMPDTVTRSYDTLDLLRGIEAFLNCVPGASMVAMRRGLRSVGVDSRTIGYTAPRCTSAPVLLTGNTETTYGMTFLALDEDGPTVVEAPGNSLCIVNDMWQRYVTDMGIAGPDQGEGGTYLFLPPGYEGDVPDGYFVVRPETFGSWVLLRALGGTQSLLTARIYPLSAAADRPEQRYVNWAESDFNTVHANDFSFFEEIDTIVQAEPPGSLDPERAGQLAALGIVHGEPFRPDDRTRSILDTAARIASGIVRTLAFKPRDPGFYFYPDGSWKTPFPTRSHEFLSPEGARLLDSRAVFYYFAAASSPAMVTAPVGTGSQYAYTAEDSTGAWLDGGRFYTLTLPSGIPVRNFWAVTAYDPQTRSLLRTDHPYPSVNSQSEGVRPESNGDTVVHFGPTPPDGSEANWVQTVPGKGFFVMLRLYGPLESWFDRSWRPGEIEPA from the coding sequence GTGCCCCATATCAGCGAAGCCCCCAGCCCGGGCGCATCAGCCGAGACCATGGCCTCGATCCGCAGCCCCGACCGGCTGGAGACGGTCTTCGGCCCGATGGACTTCTTCGACGGCATGCCCATGCCCGACACGGTCACGCGCAGCTATGACACGCTGGACCTGCTACGCGGGATCGAGGCGTTCCTCAACTGCGTACCCGGCGCGTCCATGGTGGCGATGCGACGCGGGTTGCGGAGCGTTGGCGTCGACTCCCGCACGATCGGCTACACGGCCCCGCGATGCACCTCGGCACCGGTGCTCCTCACGGGCAACACGGAAACCACGTACGGGATGACCTTCCTGGCGCTCGACGAGGACGGACCCACCGTGGTCGAGGCGCCGGGGAACTCGCTGTGCATCGTCAACGACATGTGGCAGCGCTACGTCACCGACATGGGCATCGCCGGGCCGGACCAGGGAGAAGGGGGCACATACCTCTTCCTGCCCCCGGGCTACGAAGGTGATGTTCCCGACGGCTACTTCGTCGTCCGCCCGGAGACGTTCGGCTCCTGGGTACTGCTGCGCGCACTGGGCGGCACCCAGAGCCTGCTCACGGCACGGATCTACCCGCTCTCGGCCGCGGCGGACCGGCCCGAGCAGCGCTACGTCAACTGGGCGGAATCGGACTTCAACACAGTCCACGCGAACGACTTCTCCTTCTTCGAGGAGATCGACACCATCGTCCAGGCCGAGCCGCCCGGTTCGCTCGATCCGGAGCGTGCCGGTCAGCTCGCCGCGCTCGGCATCGTGCACGGCGAGCCCTTCCGGCCGGACGACCGTACGCGCTCGATTCTCGACACCGCCGCACGGATCGCCTCGGGCATCGTCAGGACGCTGGCCTTCAAGCCACGTGACCCGGGCTTCTACTTCTACCCCGACGGGTCGTGGAAGACCCCGTTCCCCACACGCAGTCACGAGTTCCTGTCGCCGGAAGGCGCCCGCCTGCTGGACTCCCGCGCGGTGTTCTACTACTTCGCGGCCGCCTCCTCGCCCGCGATGGTGACGGCGCCCGTCGGCACCGGATCGCAGTACGCCTACACGGCGGAGGACTCCACGGGCGCGTGGCTCGACGGCGGACGGTTCTACACGCTCACCCTGCCGAGCGGCATCCCGGTGCGGAACTTCTGGGCGGTCACCGCCTACGACCCGCAGACCCGGTCGCTGCTGCGCACGGACCACCCCTACCCGAGCGTCAACAGCCAGTCGGAAGGCGTCCGGCCCGAGAGCAACGGCGACACGGTCGTCCACTTCGGCCCCACCCCGCCGGACGGCTCGGAGGCGAACTGGGTCCAGACCGTACCCGGCAAGGGATTCTTCGTGATGCTGCGGCTCTACGGCCCGCTGGAAAGCTGGTTCGACAGGAGCTGGCGGCCGGGCGAGATCGAACCGGCGTGA
- a CDS encoding acetyl/propionyl/methylcrotonyl-CoA carboxylase subunit alpha: MREQPITSLLAANRGEIARRVFRTCRELGIATVAVHSDADSGAAHTAEADAAVRLPGDAPADTYLRGDLVIKAALAAGADAVHPGYGFLSENADFARAVTDAGLVWIGPPPEAIEAMASKTRAKELMRAAGVPLLDPLDPDAVTDADLPVLVKAAAGGGGRGMRVVRERAALPGGITAARAEAAAAFGDGEVFVEPYVERGRHVEVQILADAHGTVWALGTRDCSLQRRHQKVIEEAPAPGLTGALRAELHAAATDAARAVGYVGAGTVEFLLSADGRPYFLEMNTRLQVEHPVTEAVHGVDLVALQIRVAEGRPLEAQPPPPHGHAVEARLYAEDPARDWRPQTGTLHRLAVPGGVRLDTGVRDGDTVTPHYDPMLAKVVAWGPTRAEAVRTLAHALERAHVHGPVTNRALLVRSLRHPDFAAARLDTGFYDRHLAALTAPDAAGQGLAALAAALADSAGRSRFGGWRNVPSQPQRKTYRAEPDGTEHEIRYLRTRDGLTAEDFPGVRLLHAAPDRVVLEVDGVRRTFDVATYPGSFPGAGPGSPVVHVDSSLGAHAFTALPRFPDPTARTEPGSLLAPMPGTVVRVADGLTVGDAVTEGQPLLWLEAMKMEHRVTAPAAGTLTALHAEPGRQVDVGTLLAVVTEPSGDAPAHRPAKETQP, encoded by the coding sequence ATGAGGGAACAGCCGATCACGTCACTGCTGGCCGCCAACCGCGGCGAGATCGCCCGCCGCGTCTTCCGCACCTGCCGGGAGCTGGGCATCGCCACCGTCGCCGTGCACTCCGACGCCGACTCCGGCGCGGCGCACACCGCCGAGGCCGACGCCGCCGTCCGGCTCCCCGGCGACGCCCCCGCCGACACCTACCTGCGCGGCGACCTCGTCATCAAGGCCGCCCTCGCGGCCGGTGCCGACGCCGTCCACCCCGGCTACGGGTTCCTCTCCGAGAACGCCGACTTCGCCCGCGCCGTCACCGACGCCGGGCTGGTGTGGATCGGCCCGCCCCCGGAGGCGATCGAGGCGATGGCCTCCAAGACCCGCGCCAAGGAGCTGATGCGCGCCGCCGGGGTGCCGCTCCTGGACCCCCTCGACCCGGACGCCGTCACCGACGCCGACCTGCCCGTCCTCGTCAAGGCGGCGGCCGGTGGCGGCGGCCGGGGCATGCGCGTCGTCCGCGAACGCGCCGCGCTGCCCGGCGGGATCACCGCCGCCCGCGCCGAGGCCGCCGCCGCCTTCGGCGACGGGGAGGTCTTCGTCGAGCCCTACGTCGAACGTGGTCGGCACGTCGAGGTGCAGATCCTCGCCGACGCGCACGGCACCGTCTGGGCGCTCGGCACCCGGGACTGCTCCCTCCAACGCCGCCACCAGAAGGTCATCGAGGAGGCCCCCGCCCCCGGCCTCACCGGCGCCCTGCGCGCCGAGCTGCACGCGGCGGCCACCGACGCGGCCCGCGCCGTCGGCTACGTCGGCGCCGGGACCGTCGAGTTCCTGCTCTCTGCCGACGGACGGCCGTACTTCCTGGAGATGAACACCCGCCTCCAGGTCGAGCACCCGGTCACCGAGGCCGTCCACGGCGTCGACCTCGTCGCCCTCCAGATCCGTGTCGCCGAGGGGCGGCCCCTGGAGGCGCAGCCCCCGCCGCCGCACGGCCACGCCGTCGAGGCCCGCCTCTACGCCGAGGACCCCGCTCGCGACTGGCGGCCGCAGACCGGCACGCTGCACCGGCTCGCCGTCCCCGGCGGCGTCCGGCTCGACACCGGCGTGCGCGACGGCGACACCGTCACCCCGCACTACGACCCCATGCTCGCCAAGGTCGTCGCCTGGGGGCCCACCCGCGCGGAGGCCGTCCGCACCCTCGCCCACGCTCTCGAACGCGCCCACGTCCACGGCCCCGTCACCAACCGCGCCCTGCTCGTCCGCTCCCTGCGCCACCCGGACTTCGCCGCCGCCCGCCTCGACACCGGCTTCTACGACCGGCACCTGGCCGCGCTCACCGCCCCCGACGCAGCCGGCCAGGGCCTCGCCGCCCTCGCCGCCGCCCTGGCCGACAGCGCCGGACGCTCCCGTTTCGGCGGCTGGCGCAACGTCCCCTCCCAGCCGCAGCGCAAGACCTACCGCGCCGAACCCGACGGCACCGAACACGAGATCCGCTACCTGCGCACCCGCGACGGGCTCACCGCCGAGGACTTCCCCGGCGTCCGGCTGCTGCACGCCGCACCGGACCGCGTCGTGCTGGAGGTGGACGGCGTCCGCCGCACCTTCGACGTCGCCACCTACCCCGGCAGCTTCCCCGGCGCCGGGCCCGGCAGCCCGGTCGTCCACGTCGACTCATCGCTCGGCGCCCACGCGTTCACCGCCCTGCCCCGCTTCCCCGACCCCACGGCCCGCACCGAACCCGGCTCGCTGCTCGCCCCCATGCCCGGCACCGTCGTCCGCGTCGCCGACGGCCTCACCGTCGGCGACGCCGTCACGGAGGGCCAGCCGCTGCTGTGGCTGGAGGCCATGAAGATGGAGCACCGCGTCACCGCCCCGGCCGCCGGGACGCTCACCGCACTGCACGCCGAGCCCGGCCGCCAGGTCGACGTCGGCACCCTGCTCGCCGTCGTCACGGAACCCTCCGGCGACGCCCCCGCGCACCGGCCCGCGAAGGAGACGCAGCCATGA
- a CDS encoding DUF1254 domain-containing protein, with translation MQRTGQISSRAVESISTPERVETRLGTLEFPLGVPTEETAKRVYDHVDHVRAVSAFLDAYSGVSLWAARRGFLEAGIQDHDVLLFSEFLDPKTLVLTGNADTVYFMSFLDLTEGPLVVEVPPLALCFLNDMWFRWVTDPGMAGPDRGAGGRYLFVPPGHEGPLPEGGFFTLRTRTTRLVLGGRAFLENDDPKPAVERIKEGLRIHRYVPGYYGTSIGEIVTGGTAPPLPWTARTWTAALHRPDPPRFVEGSGLPVNTVPPADATYFDFASELVHDQPAEALDPEIAGALAAVGIVKDRPFEPDARMREILTEAAAVGNATARTLAFSPRPAEGAHYYGTSSRWLNGLLVAGHEFLAPPADITDRGVKPRPNDGARKLNLRTWWWYLAVGISPAFTAPLPGVGSQYVFSLADWEGRALDGGTYYRLVLPPDIPAARFWSVTVYDNQTRSMLDTPQRFPRAGSQAYPTPAAVPGPDGTTTVHFGPDRPDGVPEGNWIQTVAGRGWFVVLRLYSPLQPFFDKTWKPGEIEAVR, from the coding sequence TTGCAGCGCACCGGACAGATCTCGTCCCGGGCCGTGGAGTCGATCTCGACGCCCGAGCGGGTCGAGACGCGCCTGGGCACTCTGGAGTTCCCGCTGGGTGTGCCCACCGAGGAGACCGCGAAGCGCGTCTACGACCATGTGGACCACGTGCGGGCGGTCAGCGCCTTCCTCGACGCGTATTCCGGCGTCAGCCTGTGGGCGGCCCGCCGGGGATTTCTGGAGGCGGGGATCCAGGACCACGACGTCCTGCTCTTCTCGGAGTTCCTGGATCCCAAGACGCTCGTGCTGACCGGGAACGCGGACACCGTCTACTTCATGAGCTTCCTCGACCTGACCGAGGGTCCGCTGGTGGTGGAGGTGCCGCCCCTCGCCCTGTGTTTCCTCAACGACATGTGGTTCCGCTGGGTCACGGACCCCGGCATGGCCGGTCCGGATCGCGGAGCGGGCGGCAGGTACCTCTTCGTGCCGCCCGGTCATGAGGGCCCTCTGCCCGAGGGCGGCTTCTTCACGCTCCGCACCCGCACCACGCGGCTCGTCCTGGGCGGGCGCGCTTTCCTGGAGAACGACGACCCGAAGCCGGCGGTCGAGCGGATCAAGGAGGGCCTGCGCATCCACCGTTACGTCCCCGGGTACTACGGAACCAGCATCGGGGAGATCGTGACCGGCGGCACGGCCCCGCCGCTGCCATGGACCGCCCGGACCTGGACCGCCGCGCTGCACAGGCCCGACCCGCCGCGCTTCGTCGAGGGCTCCGGACTTCCCGTGAACACGGTTCCGCCCGCGGACGCGACGTACTTCGACTTCGCGAGCGAACTCGTGCACGACCAGCCGGCCGAGGCGCTCGACCCCGAGATCGCCGGTGCGCTGGCCGCGGTCGGCATCGTCAAGGACCGACCGTTCGAGCCGGACGCGCGGATGCGGGAGATCCTCACCGAGGCGGCCGCGGTCGGCAACGCCACGGCCCGTACCCTCGCGTTCAGTCCGCGCCCGGCCGAGGGGGCGCACTACTACGGCACCTCCTCCCGGTGGCTCAACGGCCTGCTGGTGGCCGGCCACGAGTTCCTGGCCCCACCTGCGGACATCACCGACAGGGGCGTCAAGCCCCGCCCGAACGACGGCGCCCGGAAACTCAACCTGCGGACCTGGTGGTGGTACCTGGCTGTGGGTATCAGCCCGGCGTTCACAGCGCCGCTACCGGGCGTCGGCTCCCAGTACGTGTTCTCCCTCGCGGACTGGGAGGGCCGGGCCCTCGACGGCGGCACGTACTACCGTCTCGTGCTTCCACCGGACATTCCCGCCGCCCGGTTCTGGTCGGTCACCGTCTACGACAACCAGACGCGGTCGATGCTCGACACCCCGCAACGGTTCCCCCGGGCCGGCAGCCAGGCCTATCCCACCCCGGCAGCGGTCCCCGGCCCGGACGGCACGACCACGGTGCACTTCGGGCCCGACCGGCCCGACGGTGTACCGGAGGGGAACTGGATCCAGACCGTGGCGGGCCGGGGATGGTTCGTGGTCCTGCGGCTCTACAGCCCGCTGCAGCCGTTCTTCGACAAGACCTGGAAGCCGGGTGAGATCGAGGCGGTGAGATGA